The following coding sequences are from one Candidatus Ozemobacteraceae bacterium window:
- a CDS encoding nickel-dependent hydrogenase large subunit, which produces MSTQSLIPFGPQHPVFPEPIQLRLVLEDEKVVEALPALGYVHRGLEKIAQQKDILQDVFLVERVCGICSFIHSLTYCRGVETLMGLTVPDRARFLRVVWSEMSRLHSHLLWLGLMADSFGFENLFMQAFRLREKVLDLMEATGGNRVIMSSCCIGGVRRDLTADLVQMVRTTLDEVERELEPIITTMRDDYTVRERTVGIGRLTKEEAHELGAVGPVARGCGIPMDFRTTGYEAYGDLEFKPVVFEGGDCYARCKVRLYEMPQSISLMRGALDKLPAGPLAVPVKGNPDGETISRCEQPRGEVIYYMRANNTRNLERLRIRTPTFANLAPLLKMLPGCQLADVPVIVLAIDPCISCTER; this is translated from the coding sequence ATGTCTACGCAATCCCTGATTCCGTTCGGCCCCCAGCACCCCGTGTTCCCCGAGCCGATCCAGCTTCGGCTCGTGCTCGAGGACGAGAAGGTCGTCGAGGCGCTTCCCGCGCTCGGCTACGTGCATCGCGGCCTCGAGAAGATCGCCCAGCAGAAGGACATCCTGCAGGACGTCTTCCTGGTCGAGCGTGTCTGCGGAATCTGCTCCTTCATCCACTCGCTGACCTACTGTCGCGGCGTCGAGACCCTGATGGGGCTCACGGTTCCCGATCGCGCGCGCTTCCTGCGCGTCGTCTGGAGCGAGATGAGCCGCCTGCACAGCCATCTGCTGTGGCTCGGCCTGATGGCCGACTCGTTCGGCTTCGAGAACCTGTTCATGCAGGCGTTCCGCCTTCGAGAAAAAGTGCTCGACCTGATGGAGGCCACCGGCGGCAACCGCGTCATCATGTCCAGTTGCTGCATCGGCGGCGTGCGCCGCGACCTGACGGCCGACCTGGTACAGATGGTTCGCACGACCCTCGACGAGGTGGAGCGCGAGCTGGAGCCGATCATCACGACCATGCGCGACGATTACACCGTCCGGGAACGCACGGTCGGCATCGGCCGCCTGACGAAGGAAGAGGCGCACGAACTCGGCGCCGTCGGGCCCGTCGCGCGCGGTTGCGGCATTCCGATGGACTTCCGCACCACCGGCTACGAAGCTTACGGCGATCTCGAGTTCAAGCCGGTCGTGTTCGAGGGCGGCGACTGCTACGCCCGGTGCAAGGTCCGGCTGTACGAGATGCCCCAGTCGATCTCCCTGATGCGCGGCGCGCTCGACAAGCTTCCCGCAGGGCCGCTCGCCGTCCCCGTCAAGGGAAACCCTGATGGCGAAACGATTTCACGCTGCGAACAACCCAGAGGCGAGGTGATATACTATATGCGTGCGAACAATACGAGGAACCTCGAACGGCTTCGCATCCGCACGCCCACGTTCGCCAATCTCGCGCCTCTGCTGAAGATGCTTCCCGGCTGTCAGCTCGCCGACGTGCCCGTGATCGTTCTCGCGATCGATCCGTGCATCAGCTGCACCGAGCGCTGA
- a CDS encoding electron transport complex subunit E, with translation MQLDYIKKELYRGVVTENPIFRIVLGMCPTLATTTNATNAVGMGISVIAVLTCSNAVISLLRNVIPNKVRIPAFIVVIATFVTVVDLLIAAFAPPLYEALGIFIPLIVVNCIILGRAEAFAAKNPVLPSIVDGVVMGVGFTAALVLIGALREFLGAGTLFGHAIAPFRNEFILMSLAPGAFITLGLVLAGINHLQRSAGK, from the coding sequence ATGCAACTCGATTACATCAAGAAGGAGCTGTATCGGGGCGTCGTCACCGAAAACCCGATCTTCCGCATCGTTCTCGGCATGTGCCCGACCCTGGCCACGACGACGAACGCCACCAACGCCGTCGGCATGGGCATCTCGGTCATCGCCGTTCTCACCTGCTCGAACGCGGTCATCTCCCTGCTCCGGAACGTGATTCCGAACAAGGTGCGCATCCCGGCGTTCATCGTCGTCATCGCGACCTTCGTCACCGTCGTCGACCTGCTGATCGCCGCGTTCGCCCCGCCGCTCTACGAGGCGCTCGGCATCTTCATCCCCCTCATCGTCGTGAACTGCATCATCCTCGGCCGCGCCGAGGCGTTCGCCGCCAAGAACCCCGTCCTTCCCTCGATCGTCGACGGCGTCGTGATGGGCGTCGGCTTTACCGCGGCCCTCGTGCTGATCGGCGCGCTCCGCGAGTTTCTGGGCGCCGGCACGCTGTTCGGCCACGCGATCGCGCCGTTCAGGAACGAATTCATTCTCATGAGCCTCGCCCCGGGCGCCTTCATCACCCTCGGCCTGGTCCTCGCGGGAATCAACCACCTGCAAAGGAGCGCCGGCAAATGA
- a CDS encoding VOC family protein, with amino-acid sequence MSFSFNHSNINVRDLEKSVAFYTKALDLREVRRYSPPDGSFTLVYLGDGKTGYRLELTWLRDRAEGYNLGDNEFHLALTTDDYAAAHARHKEMGCICHENPGMGIYFIEDPDGYWVEILPSRHATA; translated from the coding sequence ATGTCGTTTTCGTTCAACCATTCGAATATCAACGTTCGGGACCTGGAGAAGAGCGTGGCGTTCTATACGAAGGCGCTCGACCTGCGGGAGGTGCGCCGCTACTCGCCGCCCGACGGGAGCTTCACCCTCGTGTATCTCGGCGACGGGAAGACCGGATACCGCCTCGAACTGACCTGGCTGCGCGACCGCGCCGAAGGCTACAACCTCGGCGACAACGAGTTTCATCTCGCGCTGACGACCGACGATTACGCCGCCGCGCACGCACGCCACAAGGAGATGGGCTGCATCTGCCACGAGAACCCCGGCATGGGCATCTACTTCATCGAAGACCCCGACGGTTACTGGGTCGAAATTCTCCCCTCCCGTCACGCAACCGCCTGA
- a CDS encoding paraquat-inducible protein A has translation MSERTVRERDIACRVCGQINAIPASVPEGSEACCTRCGGNLDVFFDPRAATVRTLVLCGISLLFLVPGLYLPLLKIEKFGIVYETGIIMGVVDLVESGQWFLAGLIAVFSVIFPLLKSFCMFFLCVFGSRIRPSFRRHLHLFIEVVGRWGTLDVLLLAVLVAIAKMRNILLITSGPGAIVFSTGVFLNLAASQSFSPRILWEADEKDES, from the coding sequence ATGTCGGAGAGAACGGTTCGTGAGAGAGATATCGCCTGCCGGGTCTGCGGGCAGATCAATGCGATTCCGGCCTCGGTTCCCGAGGGCTCGGAGGCCTGCTGCACCAGATGCGGCGGGAATCTCGACGTCTTCTTCGACCCCCGGGCGGCGACCGTCCGGACCCTCGTCCTGTGCGGGATTTCGCTGCTGTTTCTCGTTCCGGGACTGTATCTTCCTCTGCTGAAGATCGAAAAATTCGGCATTGTATACGAAACCGGCATCATCATGGGTGTCGTTGATCTCGTCGAGTCCGGTCAGTGGTTTCTTGCAGGCCTGATCGCCGTCTTTTCGGTGATCTTCCCCCTGCTCAAATCGTTCTGCATGTTTTTCCTGTGCGTGTTCGGCAGCCGGATCAGACCGTCGTTCAGGCGGCATCTCCACCTCTTCATCGAGGTCGTCGGCCGGTGGGGGACGCTCGACGTGCTGCTGCTGGCCGTCCTGGTCGCGATCGCGAAGATGCGAAATATCCTGCTGATCACATCCGGCCCCGGCGCGATCGTGTTTTCGACGGGGGTCTTCCTGAACCTGGCCGCTTCCCAGAGTTTTTCCCCGCGCATTCTCTGGGAAGCGGATGAAAAGGACGAATCATGA
- a CDS encoding hydrogenase maturation nickel metallochaperone HypA yields the protein MHEAAIAKGILDAVLAAAPSGATGERRIVRVSVAAGALAGIVGESLDVFWGELCRGTAAEGSRLCLTVLPAILVCRSCGNRREHRPGMTVELECASCGGPNRLEGGRELYVESMEVEDADSGQKSRSGPQ from the coding sequence ATGCACGAAGCGGCGATAGCCAAGGGAATTCTTGATGCCGTTCTCGCGGCCGCCCCTTCGGGCGCGACCGGGGAACGGCGCATCGTCCGCGTGAGCGTCGCGGCCGGGGCTCTCGCCGGAATCGTCGGCGAGAGCCTCGACGTCTTCTGGGGCGAGTTGTGCCGCGGAACGGCGGCCGAAGGTTCGAGGCTGTGCCTGACCGTTCTGCCGGCCATCCTCGTGTGCCGGTCGTGCGGCAACAGGCGCGAGCATCGCCCCGGCATGACGGTCGAGCTGGAATGCGCCTCCTGCGGCGGGCCGAACCGGCTCGAAGGCGGCCGCGAACTGTACGTCGAATCGATGGAGGTCGAGGATGCTGATTCCGGTCAGAAAAGCCGTTCTGGCCCACAATGA
- a CDS encoding RnfABCDGE type electron transport complex subunit A has protein sequence MSHLLAIVITSAIFNNVILSQFLGVCPFLGVSKAISTAWGMGMAVTFVMVLASAITFFVQLLLVKAGVGYLQTLAFILVIAALVQMVEIMMKKLSPALYQALGIYLPLITTNCAVLGIALLAVKKNYGFVESIVYSFATAAGFTIAIVIFAGIREQMRFSKIPEAMQGVPIALITTGIMALAFMGFAGFKLPF, from the coding sequence ATGTCTCATCTGCTCGCCATCGTCATCACCTCGGCGATCTTCAACAACGTCATCCTGTCGCAGTTTCTCGGCGTCTGCCCGTTCCTCGGCGTGTCCAAGGCCATTTCGACCGCCTGGGGCATGGGAATGGCCGTGACCTTCGTCATGGTCCTCGCGAGCGCCATCACCTTCTTCGTCCAGCTGCTGCTGGTGAAGGCGGGCGTCGGATATCTCCAGACCCTCGCCTTCATCCTCGTCATCGCGGCGCTGGTGCAGATGGTCGAAATCATGATGAAGAAACTGTCGCCGGCCCTTTACCAGGCTCTCGGCATCTACCTGCCGCTGATCACCACGAACTGCGCGGTCCTGGGAATCGCCCTGCTCGCCGTGAAGAAAAACTACGGTTTCGTCGAGTCGATCGTCTACTCGTTCGCCACCGCGGCCGGCTTCACGATCGCCATCGTGATCTTCGCCGGCATTCGTGAGCAGATGCGGTTTTCGAAGATTCCCGAGGCCATGCAGGGCGTTCCGATCGCCCTGATCACCACGGGCATCATGGCCCTCGCCTTCATGGGATTCGCCGGCTTCAAGCTCCCCTTCTAG
- a CDS encoding FAD:protein FMN transferase, with the protein MPDFRRLIPALLLGALLLGHAWLFPPQRQATDHFRFTQLAMGTIFHLDCYGVDEKTAARASQQAFARLHRIEASLSRFKGDSELSRLNASPETVLPVSEEFADCLRVSLEAGDATDGSFDISFLPLYEFWDWRGGRTSLPAPASVAETLEHIGYRKISFDPASRTVSLRKDMKLDLGGVAKGFAIGRMAAVLKEQGVADGIIEGGGDLVVTASRSYTIGIQDPFGPRGKPAARLIVTGPAAVFTSGDYEQYATIDGKSYSHIIDPRTGYPAEGPKSATIIGSDPAMTDALATALIAMGLARAQEFARERDLPVVLISSSGEFHFSPALASYARLIRD; encoded by the coding sequence GTGCCGGATTTTCGTCGGCTCATCCCCGCGCTCCTTCTCGGCGCGCTTCTTCTCGGCCATGCCTGGCTGTTCCCGCCGCAACGACAGGCCACGGATCATTTCCGTTTCACCCAGCTGGCGATGGGAACGATCTTCCACCTCGACTGCTACGGCGTCGACGAGAAAACCGCCGCACGAGCGTCCCAGCAGGCGTTCGCCCGCCTCCATCGGATCGAAGCGTCCCTCTCGCGCTTCAAGGGCGATTCCGAGCTTTCCCGTCTCAACGCGTCGCCGGAGACCGTTCTCCCCGTTTCGGAAGAGTTCGCCGACTGCCTCCGCGTCTCCCTCGAGGCGGGCGATGCGACGGACGGCTCGTTCGACATCTCGTTTCTGCCCCTGTACGAGTTCTGGGACTGGCGCGGCGGCAGGACGAGCCTTCCGGCGCCCGCTTCGGTCGCGGAAACGCTCGAGCACATTGGATATCGAAAGATATCGTTCGATCCCGCTTCCCGGACCGTCTCTCTCAGGAAAGACATGAAGCTGGATCTCGGCGGCGTGGCCAAGGGCTTCGCGATCGGCCGGATGGCGGCCGTGCTGAAGGAGCAGGGCGTCGCCGACGGGATCATCGAGGGAGGCGGCGACCTCGTCGTGACCGCTTCCCGCTCGTACACCATCGGCATCCAGGACCCCTTCGGGCCCCGCGGAAAGCCGGCCGCCCGCCTGATCGTCACCGGCCCGGCCGCGGTTTTCACGTCGGGCGATTACGAGCAGTATGCGACCATCGACGGAAAGAGCTACAGTCACATCATCGATCCGAGGACCGGGTATCCCGCGGAAGGGCCGAAATCCGCGACCATCATCGGATCGGACCCGGCCATGACGGATGCGCTCGCCACGGCCCTCATCGCCATGGGCCTCGCCCGGGCGCAGGAGTTCGCCCGCGAGCGCGACCTGCCGGTCGTGCTGATCTCCTCGTCGGGCGAGTTCCATTTCTCCCCAGCCCTGGCCTCGTATGCCCGGCTCATCAGGGACTGA
- a CDS encoding RnfABCDGE type electron transport complex subunit G: MKSRNRGQTDLYLVMILTAFSAASGLLLALVNNLTKDRIAQVAVEKQKKALAEIIPEFDATEAETLLPDSTDPFELIVCRKGGSVSGVAIKLSSRLLSPQALQKLSLPPDTRQDQAYGDPIRLMVGFTPDRKISGVSVLQCRETPGLGTKIDTPHYKSNFAGQDIAAKKWLVKKDGGDIEQITAATISSRAMTSTVAKAVAIFTARATALNLSK; this comes from the coding sequence ATGAAATCACGCAACAGAGGCCAGACCGACCTGTATCTCGTCATGATCCTCACCGCGTTTTCGGCCGCATCCGGGCTGCTGCTCGCCCTGGTGAACAACCTCACCAAGGATCGCATCGCCCAGGTCGCGGTCGAAAAGCAGAAGAAGGCGCTCGCAGAAATCATTCCCGAGTTCGATGCCACCGAAGCCGAAACCCTTCTGCCCGATTCGACGGACCCGTTCGAGCTGATCGTCTGCAGGAAGGGCGGCTCCGTCTCGGGGGTCGCGATCAAACTCTCGTCGCGCCTTCTTTCCCCCCAGGCGCTCCAGAAACTCTCGCTCCCTCCGGACACCCGACAGGACCAGGCATACGGGGATCCCATCCGGCTGATGGTCGGCTTCACCCCGGACCGGAAGATCTCCGGCGTCAGCGTTCTCCAGTGCCGCGAGACGCCCGGTCTCGGAACAAAGATAGATACGCCGCACTATAAATCAAACTTCGCCGGCCAGGACATCGCGGCGAAAAAATGGCTCGTCAAAAAAGACGGCGGGGACATCGAGCAGATCACGGCCGCCACGATCTCTTCGCGCGCCATGACATCGACGGTCGCGAAGGCCGTCGCGATCTTCACCGCCAGGGCGACGGCCCTGAATCTCAGCAAGTAG
- a CDS encoding MlaD family protein has product MTNYPQATIVSKGSQNYTVWILCTALALAALFLGIRLILPARQSIAISFKDAHFLKTGDLIRYRSVAVGEITAVEPAPDLQSVRVEAILHPNAGGVARQGSRFWIVRPKIDLEGARGLETVLGSHYIRVQPGTGPYQDAFAGLEEPPVLDVVPPGTVEITLAASQAEALRPGMAVTYRNTRIGIVSEISLFRNAGGVDVKALIFPEFAPFVVPEAVFCRASGAKFSAGLFEGLSWSLAPLQSMMTGEIHLLLPDLLSYPASSARRFPLREFAPKEAEAWRPSVALGPDAVDLPPASLPRVVPAEIPPGFLGSAVRISGIGFQNGLVLPDLKKFDPSSVMVLGKTYEAAAFRKHALGFWILPGSFSEAVPAPPARDLPVAGEDVFAVIDPAKQPFFLPSEFLRPDAAGTALTLQSDLAIRREWEGVPVVDRSCRLAGMLVNPGGKGTWEIRRLPADLFQ; this is encoded by the coding sequence ATGACGAACTACCCGCAGGCAACGATCGTATCGAAGGGTTCCCAGAACTATACCGTCTGGATTCTTTGCACCGCTCTCGCGCTGGCTGCTCTGTTCCTCGGAATCCGGCTGATCCTCCCGGCGCGTCAGTCGATTGCCATCTCGTTCAAAGATGCGCATTTCCTCAAGACCGGCGACCTGATCAGGTACAGAAGCGTGGCCGTGGGGGAGATCACGGCCGTCGAGCCTGCCCCCGACCTCCAGAGCGTCCGCGTCGAGGCGATCCTCCACCCGAACGCCGGCGGCGTGGCCCGGCAGGGGAGCCGGTTCTGGATCGTCCGGCCGAAAATCGACCTCGAGGGCGCCAGGGGCCTCGAAACGGTTCTTGGGTCTCACTACATCCGCGTCCAGCCCGGAACCGGCCCCTATCAGGATGCCTTCGCCGGACTCGAGGAGCCGCCCGTCCTCGACGTCGTTCCCCCCGGCACGGTCGAGATCACCCTCGCCGCATCGCAGGCGGAAGCCCTGAGACCCGGCATGGCCGTCACCTACCGGAACACGCGCATCGGCATCGTGTCTGAGATATCACTCTTCCGGAACGCCGGCGGCGTCGATGTCAAAGCCCTGATCTTCCCGGAGTTCGCGCCCTTCGTCGTTCCCGAAGCTGTCTTCTGCCGGGCGTCCGGGGCGAAGTTCTCCGCCGGCCTGTTCGAGGGCCTCTCCTGGTCGCTTGCGCCCCTCCAGTCGATGATGACCGGCGAAATCCACCTGCTTCTTCCGGATCTTCTCTCGTATCCGGCTTCGTCGGCGCGCCGCTTCCCTCTTCGCGAGTTCGCGCCGAAAGAAGCGGAGGCATGGCGTCCCTCGGTCGCTCTCGGACCAGACGCCGTCGATCTTCCTCCCGCCTCGCTCCCGCGGGTCGTGCCGGCGGAAATCCCTCCCGGCTTCCTCGGATCTGCGGTGCGAATCTCCGGAATCGGCTTTCAAAACGGCCTGGTTCTCCCCGACCTGAAAAAATTCGACCCTTCCTCGGTGATGGTTCTCGGGAAAACATACGAGGCTGCTGCATTTAGAAAGCATGCCCTCGGCTTCTGGATCCTGCCCGGTTCCTTTTCCGAAGCCGTGCCGGCGCCGCCTGCACGCGATCTTCCCGTCGCTGGCGAAGACGTCTTTGCCGTGATTGACCCTGCGAAACAGCCCTTCTTCCTCCCGTCGGAGTTTCTCCGGCCTGACGCGGCGGGAACCGCTCTGACCCTCCAGTCCGACCTCGCGATCAGGAGAGAGTGGGAGGGAGTCCCGGTCGTCGACCGCTCCTGCCGCCTGGCGGGGATGCTCGTCAATCCAGGTGGAAAAGGAACCTGGGAGATACGTCGGTTGCCCGCCGATCTGTTTCAATGA
- a CDS encoding RnfABCDGE type electron transport complex subunit D: MTGENVVNIQQKKWVVSSGSHITHPMDTPQIMQQVIIALLPACAMAVYVFGVDALRVIAFAVVSAMVIEGAIQKFLMAAPITLSDRSAALTGLLLGLNLPASSPWWMICIGSLIAIGIGKMAYGGLGQNPFNPALVGRVALLVGFPALMTDWSVTGGYLGDLYKRLAPETMTAATPLGFVKSYTGTSLGADAVAYLNSFSFDVKSLFIGTSPGSIGEVSELALLIGGLYLLYRGIANWEIPASYIGTVAVIAAAAYLANPAGFLLPHYHIVSGGLFLGAFFMATDLVTSPMTFRGRVIFGIGCGAITMLIRLFGGYPEGVSFAILIMNALSPLIDRTVKPARFGV; this comes from the coding sequence ATGACGGGGGAAAACGTCGTGAACATTCAGCAGAAAAAATGGGTGGTGAGTTCCGGCTCGCACATCACGCACCCGATGGATACACCGCAGATCATGCAGCAGGTCATCATCGCGCTGCTGCCGGCCTGCGCGATGGCCGTGTATGTGTTCGGCGTGGATGCGCTTCGGGTCATCGCCTTCGCGGTGGTCTCGGCGATGGTCATCGAAGGGGCGATCCAGAAGTTCCTGATGGCGGCGCCGATCACGCTGAGCGACCGCTCGGCCGCGCTGACGGGTCTTCTGCTGGGGCTCAACCTTCCCGCGAGTTCGCCGTGGTGGATGATCTGCATCGGCTCCCTGATCGCGATCGGTATCGGGAAAATGGCCTACGGCGGTCTCGGGCAGAACCCGTTCAACCCGGCGCTGGTCGGCCGCGTCGCGCTGCTGGTCGGCTTTCCCGCCCTGATGACGGACTGGAGCGTGACCGGCGGCTACCTGGGCGATCTGTACAAGAGGCTGGCGCCCGAGACGATGACGGCCGCCACGCCGCTGGGCTTCGTCAAATCGTATACCGGCACCTCGCTCGGCGCCGACGCCGTGGCCTATCTCAACAGCTTCTCGTTCGACGTCAAATCGCTCTTCATCGGCACCAGCCCGGGCTCGATCGGCGAAGTGAGCGAACTGGCCCTTCTCATCGGCGGGCTGTATCTGCTCTATCGGGGCATCGCCAACTGGGAAATCCCCGCTTCGTATATCGGCACCGTTGCCGTGATCGCCGCCGCGGCGTATCTGGCGAACCCGGCGGGTTTCCTGCTTCCGCATTATCACATCGTTTCCGGCGGCCTGTTCCTCGGCGCGTTCTTCATGGCCACCGACCTGGTGACCTCGCCGATGACTTTCAGAGGAAGGGTGATCTTCGGCATCGGGTGCGGCGCCATCACCATGCTGATACGCCTGTTCGGCGGGTATCCCGAGGGAGTCTCGTTCGCGATCCTGATCATGAACGCCCTCTCTCCGCTCATCGACCGAACCGTGAAGCCGGCGCGCTTCGGAGTCTGA
- a CDS encoding 4Fe-4S dicluster domain-containing protein, which translates to MFGLLKKTLANLVSGPVTRDYPGTKRPAFDGSRGHLDMDPAVCIYCGACSKRCPTKAIAVSREPKEWKLEVGRCIVCGHCVEVCPKKCMWLDTAHGLARDAVQDARSGDSQGNS; encoded by the coding sequence ATGTTCGGATTGTTGAAAAAGACGCTTGCGAACCTTGTCAGCGGGCCTGTCACCAGAGATTACCCTGGAACGAAGCGGCCCGCTTTCGATGGTTCGCGCGGCCATCTCGACATGGATCCGGCCGTCTGCATCTACTGCGGCGCCTGCTCGAAACGATGCCCCACGAAGGCGATCGCCGTCTCGCGCGAGCCGAAGGAGTGGAAGCTCGAGGTTGGCCGCTGCATCGTCTGCGGCCACTGCGTGGAAGTCTGCCCCAAGAAGTGCATGTGGCTCGACACGGCTCACGGACTGGCGCGCGACGCGGTGCAGGATGCACGAAGCGGCGATAGCCAAGGGAATTCTTGA
- the hypB gene encoding hydrogenase nickel incorporation protein HypB: MLIPVRKAVLAHNDAEAAENAKLFESRRVRVVNVMASPGAGKTSLILALAKRLPVGLQPLVIEGDVASSIDTEKVAAAGIPVFQINTDGDCHLDAVSVRKAFEALPAVPEQGLLFIENIGNLICPAEFDLGEDIRLVIASVPEGDDKPRKYPAIFALADAIVLNKTDLAGHVEFDRPRFEAGVRAVNDRAPIFDVSCRGAMAGVDALVDWLVVKRETACPQ, encoded by the coding sequence ATGCTGATTCCGGTCAGAAAAGCCGTTCTGGCCCACAATGACGCCGAAGCGGCCGAAAACGCGAAACTGTTCGAGTCGCGCCGCGTGCGCGTCGTCAACGTCATGGCTTCGCCGGGCGCCGGGAAGACGAGCCTGATTCTCGCGCTTGCGAAGCGCCTGCCGGTAGGGCTTCAGCCCCTCGTCATCGAGGGCGACGTCGCATCGTCGATCGATACGGAAAAGGTGGCGGCCGCGGGAATACCCGTCTTCCAGATCAACACCGACGGCGACTGCCATCTCGACGCCGTCTCGGTCCGCAAAGCCTTCGAGGCGCTGCCCGCCGTGCCGGAACAGGGTCTGCTCTTCATCGAGAATATCGGCAACCTCATCTGCCCCGCCGAGTTCGACCTTGGCGAGGATATCCGCCTCGTGATCGCAAGCGTCCCCGAGGGAGACGACAAGCCGCGGAAATATCCGGCGATCTTTGCTCTTGCCGACGCGATCGTCCTCAACAAGACCGACCTTGCCGGCCACGTCGAGTTCGACCGCCCCCGCTTCGAGGCCGGCGTTCGGGCCGTCAACGATCGGGCGCCCATCTTCGACGTCTCCTGCCGCGGCGCGATGGCAGGCGTCGACGCCCTCGTCGACTGGCTCGTGGTGAAGCGCGAAACAGCCTGTCCACAGTAA
- a CDS encoding ferritin-like domain-containing protein, which translates to MKTVKVAGKAQRDAKKKQVVEALNTARSMELHGIHQYMNQHYNLDNLDYGELAAKMKLIAIDEMRHAEAFAERIKELGGEPTTEQAAKVEKNQKVNAIYPFDANLEDETIAVYNEFLKLCLDNGDSITAKLFETIIKEEQIHFNYFDNVGEHLKTLGASYLARIAGTPAEVGAVSPGFVGTPGGAA; encoded by the coding sequence ATGAAAACCGTCAAGGTCGCAGGAAAAGCCCAGAGGGACGCGAAGAAGAAGCAGGTCGTCGAGGCGTTGAACACGGCCCGCAGCATGGAACTGCACGGCATTCACCAGTACATGAACCAGCATTACAACCTCGACAACCTCGATTACGGAGAACTCGCCGCGAAGATGAAACTGATCGCCATCGACGAGATGCGCCATGCCGAAGCGTTCGCCGAGCGCATCAAGGAACTCGGCGGCGAGCCGACGACCGAGCAGGCCGCGAAGGTCGAGAAGAACCAGAAGGTGAACGCGATCTACCCGTTCGACGCGAATCTCGAAGACGAGACGATCGCCGTCTACAACGAGTTCCTGAAACTCTGCCTCGACAACGGCGACAGCATCACCGCGAAGCTGTTCGAGACGATCATCAAGGAAGAGCAGATCCACTTCAACTACTTCGACAACGTCGGCGAGCACCTCAAGACCCTCGGCGCCTCGTATCTGGCCCGCATCGCCGGCACCCCGGCCGAAGTCGGCGCCGTCAGCCCCGGCTTCGTCGGCACCCCGGGCGGAGCCGCCTGA